One window of the Triticum dicoccoides isolate Atlit2015 ecotype Zavitan chromosome 3B, WEW_v2.0, whole genome shotgun sequence genome contains the following:
- the LOC119282551 gene encoding serpin-Z2A-like, whose translation MQLTPDFLHTATESYSAEIRAVDFAKEEVREETRKEINLWAAAATNNLISEILQEGSLTNLSRFVLTNAIYFKGTWETRFPKKLTEDREFHRLDGADPVEVPFMTQRGECELFVSYNKGFKVLKLPYKAGDDAMSRYSMCVFLPNKNDGLHDMVRTLEEVGGSLLDHVPKHRSSVREILLPKFKLSFFCGLSKVLRGLGVREAFSEEADLSGIMEKSVCDVRSDEVFHKAVVEVNEEGTVAAACTAAVGRKKQCARRLLEFIADHPFAFYIVEEVSGAVVFAGHVLDPSSSQ comes from the exons ATGCAGCTCACGCCGGACTTTCTCCACACAGCCACCGAGTCCTACAGCGCCGAAATACGCGCCGTCGACTTCGCTAAG GAAGAGGTCAGGGAGGAGACCAGGAAGGAGATCAAcctgtgggcggcggcggcgacgaacaATCTCATCTCGGAGATCCTGCAGGAGGGTTCATTGACCAACCTCTCGAGGTTCGTGCTCACCAACGCCATCTACTTCAAGGGTACGTGGGAGACCCGCTTTCCCAAGAAGCTCACTGAAGACCGCGAATTCCACCGCCTTGACGGCGCTGACCCTGTGGAAGTCCCCTTCATGACCCAGCGAGGAGAATGCGAGCTCTTCGTCTCATACAACAAAGGCTTCAAGGTGCTCAAGCTCCCGTACAAGGCTGGTGACGATGCCATGTCACGGTACTCCATGTGCGTCTTCCTCCCGAACAAGAATGACGGGTTGCATGACATGGTCCGCACTCTGGAGGAGGTGGGCGGCTCCCTGCTCGACCACGTGCCGAAGCACCGTAGCAGCGTGAGGGAGATTCTGCTGCCCAAGTTCAAGCTGTCATTCTTCTGCGGTCTCTCCAAAGTCCTTCGAGGCCTAGGAGTTCGGGAGGCATTCAGCGAGGAGGCCGACCTGTCCGGTATCATGGAGAAGAGCGTCTGCGACGTGCGCTCTGACGAGGTGTTCCACAAGGCCGTCGTCGAAGTGAACGAGGAAGGCACCGTGGCAGCTGCCTGCACTGCCGCCGTTGGCCGCAAGAAGCAATGTGCAAGGAGATTGTTGGAGTTCATCGCCGACCACCCGTTCGCGTTTTATATCGTGGAGGAGGTGTCAGGGGCTGTGGTCTTTGCCGGTCATGTACTCGACCCTTCTAGCTCACAGTAA